In Marinobacter sp. LQ44, the following are encoded in one genomic region:
- a CDS encoding penicillin-binding protein 1A produces the protein MSHLLRTSRVFAWFLLTGLSVAIIIASAFYLYLRPSLPPVHQLLDVKLQTPLRVYSADNRLIAEFGEKRRAPITIEQIPTIQLQAFLAAEDARFHDHFGVDIKGLTRAAIELVSTGSIQSGGSTITMQVAKNYFLSRDRTFIRKFNEILLALQIERELDKDKILELYLNKIYLGNRAYGIAAAAQVYYDKPVDELTLAQMAMLAGLPKAPSAYNPLANPERALIRRNWILGRMRDLGYITQEDWSEATKAPLTATYNMREAEVDADYVAEMARTEMVRRFGEAAYNDGYSVTLTVDGTKQQAATETLRTGLENYDRRHGFRGPIGQLDIAGMSASDLSSQLLNYPRVESLIPAVITAVNDDEGAARVHTRHLGPGKMDFDTMTWAKRYRTENLTGPTPEKPSDVVSAGDVVYVKVAQLPQIQEQDGEADSNEPRLELQVALSQAPRVEGAVISLSAKTGAIEALAGGYSFSQSKYNRATQANRQPGSTFKPFLYLSALENGRTPATIYNDAPIVFEDSELEGAWRPQNSSGQFYGPTTLREGLYRSRNLVSIRLLRDLGIRQTLSYLDQLKIPTANMPANLSLSLGAGQLTPMELARGFAVIANGGYDVEPYLIKTIREPDGTVVYEAPETVLCDDDCEQQLTDNASEGPLTESNSDTPETDGILLPASAQQSAEKRVMKRLADERSVYIMHTILQDVVRRGTGRRALALNRQDLAGKTGTTNEQKDTWFAGFNHDVATTVWVGFDQPAPLGRREFGASTALPIWVDYMKTAMQGAPESTMARPNGIVNIRINPRTGERARPGEDGTFEIFKEEDAPAPLSQDTNGNGSGANDSDSLPGQIF, from the coding sequence ATGTCTCATTTGCTGCGCACATCTCGTGTTTTCGCCTGGTTCCTGCTCACCGGCCTGAGTGTCGCCATTATTATCGCCTCGGCCTTCTATTTATACCTTCGGCCCAGTCTGCCTCCTGTTCACCAACTGCTGGACGTAAAACTTCAGACGCCGCTTCGGGTATACAGTGCAGACAACAGATTAATAGCAGAATTCGGCGAAAAGAGAAGGGCACCGATCACAATCGAACAGATCCCTACAATTCAGTTACAAGCCTTTCTGGCCGCGGAAGACGCCCGATTCCACGACCATTTCGGAGTCGACATCAAAGGGTTGACGCGGGCTGCCATCGAACTGGTGTCCACCGGCAGTATCCAGTCCGGCGGCAGTACGATCACCATGCAGGTTGCAAAAAATTACTTTTTGTCACGCGACCGCACCTTTATTCGTAAGTTCAACGAGATACTTCTGGCTCTTCAGATCGAACGTGAACTTGATAAAGACAAGATCCTGGAGCTGTACCTGAACAAGATCTACCTGGGCAACCGCGCCTACGGCATCGCCGCCGCCGCCCAGGTCTATTACGACAAACCCGTCGACGAGCTCACCCTTGCCCAGATGGCCATGCTGGCTGGACTACCAAAGGCGCCTTCTGCCTACAACCCTCTGGCCAACCCTGAGCGAGCACTGATACGCCGAAACTGGATTCTTGGAAGAATGCGGGATCTCGGCTACATCACACAGGAAGACTGGTCAGAAGCAACCAAAGCCCCGCTCACCGCCACCTATAACATGCGGGAAGCTGAGGTAGACGCCGATTACGTCGCCGAGATGGCACGAACGGAGATGGTTCGCCGTTTTGGTGAAGCTGCCTACAATGATGGCTACAGCGTGACGCTGACCGTTGACGGAACCAAACAACAAGCGGCAACGGAAACCCTCCGCACCGGTCTTGAAAACTACGATCGGCGGCACGGTTTCCGCGGCCCCATCGGCCAGCTTGACATTGCCGGCATGTCTGCGTCGGATTTATCCAGCCAATTACTTAATTACCCAAGGGTAGAAAGCCTGATCCCGGCAGTAATCACCGCAGTGAATGATGACGAAGGCGCGGCGCGGGTGCACACCCGCCATCTCGGCCCCGGCAAGATGGACTTCGACACCATGACCTGGGCCAAGCGATACCGCACCGAGAACCTGACAGGCCCAACCCCCGAAAAACCTTCGGACGTGGTCAGCGCTGGCGATGTGGTCTACGTCAAGGTGGCACAACTGCCACAGATTCAGGAACAGGACGGCGAAGCAGACAGCAACGAGCCCCGGCTTGAACTACAGGTTGCGCTCTCTCAGGCCCCAAGAGTGGAAGGCGCAGTGATTTCTCTGTCGGCAAAAACCGGCGCCATTGAGGCCCTTGCCGGCGGTTACAGCTTTAGCCAGAGCAAATACAACCGGGCAACCCAGGCTAACCGCCAGCCAGGTTCCACGTTCAAACCTTTCCTATACCTCTCTGCCCTGGAGAACGGCCGCACACCCGCAACCATTTACAACGATGCACCCATCGTATTTGAGGACTCAGAGCTCGAAGGCGCCTGGCGTCCCCAGAATTCATCAGGTCAGTTTTATGGCCCAACCACACTCAGGGAAGGCCTCTATCGCTCGCGCAACCTGGTTTCGATTCGACTGCTGAGGGATCTAGGCATTCGTCAGACCCTGAGTTACCTGGATCAGCTGAAGATCCCGACCGCCAACATGCCAGCCAACCTGTCACTTTCTCTGGGGGCTGGCCAGCTCACGCCAATGGAACTGGCGCGGGGCTTTGCCGTTATTGCCAATGGCGGCTACGACGTGGAACCGTATCTTATCAAGACGATTCGGGAGCCGGATGGCACGGTTGTCTACGAGGCACCGGAAACCGTGCTGTGTGACGACGACTGCGAACAGCAACTGACAGATAACGCCAGTGAAGGCCCGCTCACAGAGAGCAACAGCGACACACCGGAAACGGATGGCATTCTGTTGCCGGCAAGCGCCCAGCAGTCTGCGGAAAAACGCGTGATGAAACGCCTGGCCGACGAACGCTCGGTTTATATCATGCACACGATTCTTCAGGACGTGGTCCGTCGCGGCACCGGTCGCCGCGCACTGGCGCTGAATCGCCAAGACCTGGCTGGCAAAACCGGCACCACAAACGAACAGAAAGACACCTGGTTTGCCGGCTTCAATCACGACGTGGCAACAACCGTATGGGTGGGCTTCGACCAGCCAGCCCCCCTCGGCCGACGGGAGTTTGGCGCAAGCACAGCCCTGCCAATCTGGGTTGATTACATGAAAACCGCCATGCAAGGCGCACCCGAATCTACCATGGCAAGACCCAACGGGATTGTGAACATCCGCATTAACCCCAGAACCGGCGAACGGGCGCGCCCTGGAGAAGATGGCACGTTTGAAATCTTCAAAGAGGAAGATGCCCCAGCGCCGCTATCACAGGACACCAACGGCAACGGATCAGGCGCCAATGACTCTGACAGCCTGCCCGGACAGATTTTCTGA
- a CDS encoding pilus assembly protein PilM, with amino-acid sequence MFGLLGKKSSAVLGVDVSSSSVKLLELSRHGDRYKVESYAVEPLPANAVVEKNITDVEAVGEVLKRVASKSRTGVKQVAVAVSGSAVITKVIQMDGGLNEFEMEDQITLEADQYIPYPLDEVAIDFEVQGPSESNPDQVDVLLAACRKENVDIREDALEIAGLTTKIVDVEAYALERAYKLIEPQLESQGEELVVAIVDIGATMTTLSVLAEGKTVYTREQIFGGKQLTEEIQRRYGLSLEEAGLAKKQGGLPDDYDPEVLTPFREAVVQQVARALQFFFGASQYNAVDYVVLAGGTASIQGLTEMVEEKTGTPTLVANPFADMAVGSRVNASALSNDAPSLMIACGLAMRSFD; translated from the coding sequence GTGTTCGGATTGCTAGGAAAAAAATCCAGTGCAGTGCTGGGGGTGGATGTCAGCTCCAGCTCGGTCAAACTTCTGGAACTGTCAAGGCATGGCGACCGTTACAAGGTTGAAAGCTATGCGGTTGAGCCGTTGCCGGCCAACGCAGTTGTCGAGAAAAACATCACTGATGTAGAAGCGGTGGGTGAGGTGCTCAAGCGAGTCGCCTCCAAATCCCGTACCGGCGTCAAGCAGGTGGCCGTGGCCGTATCAGGTTCTGCGGTTATCACCAAGGTTATCCAAATGGATGGCGGCCTCAACGAATTCGAGATGGAAGACCAGATCACCCTTGAGGCCGATCAGTACATCCCGTATCCGTTGGATGAAGTAGCCATCGACTTTGAGGTGCAGGGGCCGTCTGAATCGAATCCGGACCAGGTCGACGTGTTGCTGGCCGCGTGCAGAAAAGAGAACGTGGATATCCGTGAGGACGCTCTCGAGATTGCCGGCCTGACCACCAAGATTGTGGATGTCGAAGCCTACGCGCTGGAAAGGGCATACAAGTTGATTGAGCCCCAGCTTGAATCCCAGGGCGAAGAGCTGGTGGTTGCCATCGTCGATATCGGCGCAACCATGACCACCCTGAGCGTGCTGGCCGAGGGCAAGACGGTTTATACCCGTGAGCAGATTTTCGGTGGTAAGCAACTGACTGAGGAGATTCAGCGTCGCTACGGCCTGTCCCTTGAGGAGGCCGGTCTCGCCAAGAAACAGGGTGGGCTTCCGGACGATTATGATCCGGAAGTGTTGACACCTTTCCGTGAGGCAGTCGTGCAGCAAGTCGCGCGCGCCCTCCAGTTCTTCTTTGGTGCCAGCCAGTACAATGCCGTTGATTACGTCGTTCTTGCCGGCGGCACGGCATCCATTCAGGGCCTGACCGAGATGGTCGAAGAGAAAACCGGTACGCCAACCCTGGTTGCGAATCCATTCGCCGACATGGCCGTGGGTTCCAGAGTGAATGCATCAGCCCTGAGCAATGATGCTCCATCGTTGATGATTGCCTGCGGCCTGGCAATGAGGAGTTTCGACTGA
- a CDS encoding PilN domain-containing protein, protein MAKINLRPWREELRAEKQKQFVVMILGAAIVAAGLAFLWKSDLDSRIAYQQSRNAYIETATKQLDQQIREIENLKRQRDELLARMQVIQDLQGTRPVIVRVFDELVRTLPDGLFYTDLKRTGERIEIVGMAESNSRISNLMRQFDDSDWFTNPNLTNVAAADARRAGYSQFNLSVQQQTPEPEGEDN, encoded by the coding sequence ATGGCAAAGATTAACCTCAGACCATGGCGTGAGGAACTGCGAGCTGAGAAGCAGAAGCAGTTCGTGGTCATGATCCTTGGCGCAGCTATTGTTGCTGCCGGCCTGGCGTTTCTTTGGAAATCCGATCTGGACAGCCGGATTGCCTATCAGCAATCCCGTAATGCCTACATTGAAACCGCCACAAAACAGCTTGATCAGCAGATCAGGGAAATCGAGAACCTCAAGCGTCAGCGCGATGAATTGCTGGCGAGAATGCAGGTAATCCAGGATCTGCAGGGTACTCGCCCGGTCATCGTTCGGGTGTTTGATGAGTTGGTTCGCACCTTGCCTGATGGCCTCTTCTACACCGATCTGAAGCGGACGGGAGAACGCATCGAAATCGTGGGTATGGCGGAGTCGAACAGCCGCATATCCAACCTGATGCGTCAGTTTGATGACTCTGACTGGTTCACCAATCCCAACCTTACCAATGTGGCTGCAGCCGACGCTCGTCGTGCAGGTTACAGCCAGTTCAACCTGTCTGTTCAGCAGCAGACGCCAGAGCCCGAAGGGGAGGATAATTAA
- a CDS encoding type 4a pilus biogenesis protein PilO, translating into MSLADSLKSLNEFDINDLDINNAGIWPAPIKAIVALIIFGLILGGGYWFFIKDQYAQLERVERTEQELKQQYERKAYQVANLDVFKAQMAEMEETFGALVRQLPSETEVPGLLEDITNTALGSGLSLQQVALQPEQRRDFYSELPINIRVSGAYHELATFVSSVASLPRIVTLHDLTIKPIGGDGERLDMQVVARTYRYRAGE; encoded by the coding sequence ATGAGCCTCGCGGACTCACTCAAAAGCTTGAACGAATTTGATATCAACGACCTCGATATCAATAACGCCGGTATCTGGCCTGCACCGATAAAAGCCATTGTTGCTCTGATTATTTTTGGCCTGATTCTTGGCGGCGGATACTGGTTCTTTATCAAAGATCAGTATGCTCAGTTGGAAAGGGTCGAGCGCACCGAGCAGGAGCTCAAGCAACAATATGAGCGTAAGGCCTATCAGGTGGCTAACCTTGACGTGTTCAAAGCTCAAATGGCTGAGATGGAAGAGACGTTTGGCGCGTTGGTACGCCAGTTGCCCAGTGAGACTGAGGTGCCGGGGTTGTTGGAGGATATCACCAATACCGCATTGGGTAGTGGTCTGTCTCTGCAGCAAGTGGCGCTACAGCCTGAGCAGCGGCGGGATTTTTACTCGGAGTTGCCGATCAATATCCGGGTATCCGGTGCGTATCACGAACTTGCGACGTTTGTTAGCAGTGTGGCAAGTCTGCCGCGGATTGTGACATTGCACGATTTAACCATAAAACCAATTGGCGGAGATGGTGAGCGGCTTGATATGCAAGTTGTTGCACGTACCTACCGCTACCGGGCTGGAGAGTGA
- a CDS encoding pilus assembly protein PilP, translated as MTGKHAGKAWLGVCLASLLTACSQGNGFSDLDKFMADTRAKPRGHVEPLPEFKAYEAFSYSAADRRAPFEPPVDVQLTMVDDEPVSDVEPDLDRPREVLENFDLKSLTMVGTLQGVDGGLFALIRDGNNGIHRVRNGNYMGQNYGRIVGISETRIELIEIVPNGRGGWVERPRSLSLDEG; from the coding sequence ATGACAGGAAAGCATGCGGGAAAAGCCTGGCTGGGTGTGTGTCTGGCGTCTTTGCTGACGGCTTGTTCCCAGGGCAACGGTTTCTCGGATCTGGACAAGTTCATGGCCGATACCCGGGCGAAGCCCCGGGGGCACGTGGAGCCCCTGCCAGAATTCAAGGCTTATGAGGCGTTCAGTTATTCAGCAGCCGATCGTCGTGCCCCCTTTGAGCCGCCTGTTGACGTTCAGTTGACCATGGTGGACGACGAACCGGTCAGTGACGTCGAGCCAGATCTGGACCGGCCGAGAGAAGTGCTTGAGAACTTTGATCTTAAGTCGCTGACCATGGTCGGCACGCTGCAGGGTGTCGACGGCGGCCTGTTTGCGCTTATCCGGGATGGTAACAACGGCATTCACCGGGTACGAAACGGAAATTATATGGGGCAGAACTACGGTCGGATTGTCGGCATCAGTGAAACCCGCATTGAATTGATTGAAATCGTTCCAAATGGCCGGGGTGGCTGGGTCGAGCGCCCACGTTCCCTGTCTTTGGATGAAGGATAA
- the pilQ gene encoding type IV pilus secretin PilQ translates to MFKKLNVCVGVIAIGLWTSLASAVTLEDVSFSSLPGERLEVTMKFDGPPPEPTGYTIERPARIAVDLKDTTSGLNQRSIPLGSGNAQSVTVVETKDRTRLIFNLVELTPHETVRQNNSLVMTIGGASGAPATAATSQQRQSGSTAAASSSALAGVDFRRSKEGEGRVIVDLGNASAAVNLSEQAGRIRLTMPGLDVPSELRRRLDVTDFATPVTRIDTFVEDGNAVVEIRPEGNYDYIAYQSGREFTVSVEQLTEEEAETRREEKFPYTGDKLSLNFQDIEVRSVLQLIADFTGLNLVASDTVGGSITLRLQNVPWDQALDLILKTKGLDKRQIGNVLLVAPAEEIAARERLELETNKQIAELAPVRLDIIQVNYAKAGDIVALIRADEELISSRGFVSSDVRTNTISVRETQQKLEEIRRLVGTWDVPVRQVSIEARIVRAQNNVSEELGVRWGAQGRATADGGSDNIIIGGSQGGLAGISPSGPLSLPSDLNVDLGVTRAGSSSVALGYIGTDFLLDLELSAFETDGRAEVVSQPRVVTADRQSASIKSGEEIPYQEATSSGATNVEFKEAVLSLEVTPQITPDDKIIMDLVVNQDSRGEVTAGIPSINTNSVTTQVLVANGETVVLGGIFQSEVATQTTKTPFLGDIPYLGRLFKRTEHIDERSELLIFVTPKIIKNDLIQ, encoded by the coding sequence ATGTTCAAAAAACTCAATGTCTGCGTGGGCGTGATCGCCATCGGGTTATGGACCAGCCTGGCCAGCGCGGTCACGCTGGAAGACGTGTCGTTTTCGTCGCTGCCGGGAGAGCGCCTGGAAGTGACCATGAAATTCGACGGACCGCCGCCAGAGCCAACCGGTTACACGATTGAGCGCCCGGCGCGGATTGCCGTGGACCTCAAAGACACCACCAGTGGGCTTAACCAGCGGAGCATTCCGCTTGGGTCCGGCAATGCGCAAAGCGTGACCGTGGTGGAAACCAAAGATCGCACGCGGCTGATCTTCAATCTGGTGGAATTGACTCCCCACGAGACAGTTCGCCAGAACAATTCGCTGGTCATGACTATTGGCGGTGCCAGTGGTGCCCCGGCAACTGCTGCTACTTCCCAGCAACGCCAGTCAGGATCGACGGCCGCAGCTTCCTCGAGTGCCTTGGCAGGCGTTGATTTTCGCCGGAGCAAGGAAGGTGAGGGGCGAGTGATTGTTGATCTCGGTAACGCCTCCGCGGCGGTAAATCTGTCTGAGCAGGCGGGTCGCATCCGGCTCACGATGCCGGGACTGGATGTCCCTTCGGAACTTCGTCGTCGTCTTGATGTGACCGACTTTGCGACACCCGTTACCCGGATCGATACTTTCGTTGAGGACGGCAATGCGGTGGTTGAGATTCGCCCTGAAGGCAATTATGACTATATCGCCTATCAGTCAGGTCGTGAATTTACGGTTAGTGTCGAGCAACTCACTGAAGAAGAGGCGGAGACCCGTCGCGAAGAGAAGTTCCCATACACCGGCGACAAGCTCTCACTTAACTTCCAGGACATTGAAGTCCGCTCGGTGCTCCAGTTGATTGCCGACTTTACCGGACTGAATCTGGTGGCCAGTGACACAGTGGGCGGTAGCATTACCCTGCGCCTGCAGAATGTGCCTTGGGATCAGGCGCTTGACCTTATCCTTAAAACTAAAGGTCTGGATAAGCGTCAGATTGGTAACGTTCTTCTGGTGGCCCCTGCGGAGGAAATCGCAGCGCGAGAGAGGCTTGAGCTGGAGACAAACAAGCAAATTGCTGAGCTGGCCCCCGTGCGTCTGGACATCATTCAGGTGAACTACGCGAAGGCTGGAGATATCGTGGCACTGATTCGTGCAGACGAAGAGCTTATTTCCTCCAGGGGTTTTGTTTCCTCGGATGTTCGTACCAACACGATCAGTGTGCGTGAGACGCAGCAAAAGCTGGAAGAGATTCGCCGATTGGTTGGCACTTGGGATGTGCCAGTTCGCCAGGTATCGATCGAAGCTAGAATCGTACGCGCTCAGAATAACGTTTCCGAAGAGCTCGGTGTGCGTTGGGGCGCGCAAGGCCGTGCTACTGCCGATGGTGGTTCCGATAACATAATTATCGGTGGTTCTCAGGGGGGGCTGGCAGGTATCTCTCCGAGTGGTCCGTTGAGTCTGCCATCCGATCTCAATGTTGATTTGGGTGTTACTCGCGCTGGTTCCTCTTCTGTCGCGCTGGGGTATATTGGCACCGACTTCCTCCTGGATCTTGAGTTGTCAGCATTTGAAACAGACGGTCGTGCAGAGGTGGTTTCGCAGCCGAGGGTTGTCACCGCAGATCGTCAGAGTGCTTCGATCAAATCTGGTGAAGAAATCCCTTACCAGGAAGCAACTTCCAGTGGTGCAACCAATGTTGAGTTCAAGGAAGCGGTTCTATCTCTGGAAGTAACCCCCCAGATCACTCCGGATGACAAAATCATCATGGATTTGGTGGTAAACCAGGATTCCCGAGGCGAGGTAACGGCCGGTATCCCCTCTATAAATACCAATTCCGTGACCACTCAGGTTCTGGTAGCGAACGGGGAGACAGTTGTGCTAGGCGGTATCTTCCAGTCTGAGGTGGCCACCCAAACCACGAAGACTCCGTTCCTGGGCGATATTCCTTACCTAGGTCGCCTTTTCAAACGCACTGAGCACATTGACGAGCGAAGCGAGTTGTTGATCTTTGTAACTCCGAAGATCATCAAAAACGACCTGATTCAGTAA
- the aroK gene encoding shikimate kinase AroK codes for MSLPERVVLVGPMGAGKSTIGRMLAKELGYRFLDSDRIIEERCGANIPWIFDVEGEDGFRQRETAMLDELSETQGTVLATGGGAVMRPENHALLRKNAVVIYLKTSIEQQVERTRKDRNRPLLQNDDPEGVLRRLFAVRDPLYTKLADIVMFTDRKSPRLVVRQLVNRINPKTPRHKRQRRKEGRQHVPGTQRA; via the coding sequence ATGTCTTTGCCCGAACGTGTTGTCCTGGTCGGCCCTATGGGAGCCGGAAAAAGTACGATTGGCCGTATGCTCGCCAAAGAGCTGGGTTATCGTTTTCTTGATTCAGACCGGATAATCGAAGAGCGGTGCGGAGCCAATATTCCCTGGATATTCGATGTCGAGGGAGAAGACGGATTCCGGCAGCGCGAAACCGCCATGCTGGATGAGCTTTCAGAAACGCAGGGAACGGTATTGGCGACCGGAGGTGGTGCGGTCATGCGCCCGGAAAACCATGCATTGTTGCGGAAAAATGCAGTGGTGATCTATCTCAAAACGTCGATTGAGCAGCAGGTAGAGCGCACCCGAAAAGATCGAAATCGCCCCCTGCTTCAGAACGATGACCCCGAGGGTGTGTTGAGAAGGCTGTTCGCAGTCCGGGACCCGCTATACACCAAGCTCGCTGATATCGTGATGTTCACCGATCGCAAGAGTCCACGATTGGTGGTGCGCCAGCTGGTGAATCGAATCAATCCCAAAACCCCAAGACACAAACGGCAGAGACGTAAAGAAGGTCGTCAACATGTACCAGGTACTCAAAGAGCTTAA
- the aroB gene encoding 3-dehydroquinate synthase, which translates to MYQVLKELKVELGDRSYPIVIGQGLLGAYDLTPWVSGSQVMIVTNETVAPLYLERAKACFPGKSVDVVTLPDGEKFKDWQTLNLIFDRLLERRHSRKTTLAALGGGVIGDVAGFAAACYQRGVPFIQMPTTLLSQVDSSVGGKTGINHPLGKNMVGAFHQPNIVLIDTDSLTTLPPREVSAGLAEVIKYGLIRDVPFLEWLEANMDALVRLEPEAVGEAIFRSCQCKADVVAFDEREGGLRAILNLGHTFGHAIETYAGYGNWLHGEAVGTGMMMASDLSLREGMISADDHKRALALIRRAGLPERAPKGMTPDDFMSLMAVDKKNVDGKLRLVLMRALGDAFVTADAQPDNLRKTLLEFID; encoded by the coding sequence ATGTACCAGGTACTCAAAGAGCTTAAAGTAGAGCTGGGTGACCGCAGCTATCCCATCGTTATTGGTCAGGGGTTGCTGGGGGCTTATGATCTGACACCCTGGGTGTCCGGCAGTCAGGTGATGATTGTCACCAACGAGACGGTTGCACCTTTATACCTTGAGCGCGCGAAGGCTTGCTTCCCAGGAAAATCGGTTGATGTGGTCACGCTTCCGGATGGCGAGAAGTTCAAGGATTGGCAGACCCTTAACCTGATTTTCGACCGGCTGCTGGAGCGCCGGCACTCCAGAAAAACAACGCTTGCTGCCCTGGGCGGCGGCGTCATCGGGGATGTGGCGGGGTTTGCAGCGGCCTGCTATCAGCGGGGCGTACCATTTATCCAGATGCCCACAACCCTGCTTTCCCAGGTGGATTCATCCGTTGGTGGTAAAACCGGAATCAATCATCCATTGGGCAAGAACATGGTTGGCGCTTTTCATCAGCCGAACATCGTCCTGATTGATACCGATTCCCTGACCACACTTCCCCCCAGGGAGGTGTCGGCTGGGCTTGCGGAAGTTATCAAGTACGGCCTGATTCGTGACGTGCCTTTTCTGGAGTGGCTGGAAGCTAACATGGATGCGTTGGTCCGGCTGGAGCCCGAAGCAGTAGGAGAGGCCATTTTTCGTTCCTGCCAGTGCAAGGCAGACGTTGTGGCCTTCGATGAGAGGGAAGGGGGCTTGCGGGCCATCCTGAATCTTGGCCATACCTTTGGTCATGCGATCGAAACCTACGCGGGTTACGGCAACTGGCTCCACGGCGAGGCGGTTGGAACCGGGATGATGATGGCATCTGACTTGTCTTTGAGAGAAGGTATGATCAGTGCCGACGATCATAAGAGAGCGTTGGCCTTGATTCGCCGGGCTGGGCTACCGGAGCGGGCCCCCAAAGGCATGACGCCCGATGATTTCATGTCTCTGATGGCCGTTGATAAGAAGAATGTGGATGGCAAGCTCCGGCTGGTGTTGATGCGGGCCTTGGGGGATGCTTTTGTAACCGCTGACGCCCAGCCGGACAACCTCAGAAAGACCTTATTGGAATTTATCGATTAA
- a CDS encoding AAA family ATPase encodes MTQDNLNAIDSGGLFPRLQQRYGLRDNPLDMETPFFPDAMRHHALESLRHLCGFGDMALLVTGAPGAGKTRILTELVRSESSRLDFHRIPTAALTSAQALARDLRKIARSGVPADSEPRELVYQFFRWSQARAQRGQRLVLILDDADRVAPELLNLLLSGFLAADRSLAAALVFSGAEGLQDQFRAEDLAVHIHHISLPPLSRDEIFAFLEPRVHRAGGRKEELLSSSRLKQLHALSQGSFGRLKRVAPGIWLDMVAPQSRAAARSWPPLASMRWPALALVILLVSWWFVARQYDDSVAGSAGMETPRETVRRSITVGPEAGRGAGETLPVDALPSPELARQQEPENPALTDLDAVTEAEPEPEPEPEPEPEPEPEPEPEPEPEPEPEPEPEPEPEPEPEPEPEPAFAPARPENFVALAQLKQRKGWTLQLVAGNQERTILSVIDRQPDNPQLSYTVGERQGQPWFMLVYGQYPSLESAREAAGQLPAALGISEPWVRSFESY; translated from the coding sequence GTGACCCAGGATAACCTGAACGCGATAGACAGTGGCGGATTGTTTCCCCGCCTCCAGCAACGCTACGGCTTGCGCGATAATCCGCTGGACATGGAGACGCCGTTCTTCCCGGACGCCATGCGCCACCATGCACTGGAGTCACTGCGTCATCTCTGCGGTTTCGGGGATATGGCGCTGCTGGTAACGGGTGCGCCAGGTGCTGGCAAAACGCGGATACTCACGGAGTTGGTTCGCAGCGAATCATCCCGGCTCGATTTTCATCGTATCCCCACGGCAGCTCTGACGAGTGCCCAGGCATTGGCCAGGGATCTCCGTAAAATCGCCCGTTCAGGTGTACCGGCGGACTCGGAGCCTCGAGAGCTGGTTTACCAATTTTTCCGGTGGTCCCAGGCGCGTGCTCAACGTGGGCAGCGGCTGGTGTTGATTCTGGATGATGCCGATCGGGTAGCTCCGGAGTTATTGAATCTTTTACTCTCCGGATTTCTTGCGGCTGACCGGTCGCTGGCCGCTGCTTTGGTGTTCTCTGGTGCCGAAGGTTTGCAGGATCAGTTTCGGGCGGAAGATCTTGCCGTTCACATCCACCATATCAGCCTTCCCCCGTTAAGCCGAGACGAGATTTTCGCCTTCCTTGAGCCCCGGGTTCACCGCGCTGGTGGCCGAAAGGAAGAGTTGCTTTCTTCATCACGGCTAAAGCAGCTTCATGCTTTGAGTCAGGGCAGTTTCGGCCGACTGAAACGCGTTGCACCAGGTATCTGGCTCGACATGGTTGCGCCACAAAGCCGAGCCGCAGCCCGTAGCTGGCCACCCCTTGCTTCAATGCGTTGGCCCGCCTTGGCACTGGTGATATTGCTGGTGTCATGGTGGTTCGTGGCGCGGCAATACGATGACTCGGTCGCTGGTTCTGCGGGTATGGAGACCCCGAGAGAGACTGTTCGAAGGAGCATTACCGTCGGGCCTGAGGCAGGGCGAGGGGCGGGTGAAACACTTCCCGTTGATGCACTGCCGTCGCCGGAGTTGGCACGCCAGCAGGAACCGGAAAACCCCGCGTTGACGGACCTGGATGCGGTGACCGAAGCTGAGCCAGAGCCAGAGCCAGAGCCAGAGCCAGAGCCAGAGCCAGAGCCAGAGCCAGAGCCAGAGCCAGAGCCAGAGCCAGAGCCAGAGCCAGAACCAGAACCAGAGCCAGAGCCAGAGCCAGAACCAGAACCAGAACCAGCCTTCGCTCCGGCAAGACCGGAGAACTTTGTGGCTTTGGCGCAACTGAAACAACGTAAAGGTTGGACGCTTCAGCTCGTGGCTGGTAATCAGGAGCGTACGATTCTGAGCGTTATTGATCGCCAGCCAGATAACCCTCAGTTGAGCTATACCGTCGGAGAGCGCCAGGGGCAGCCTTGGTTTATGCTGGTGTATGGCCAGTATCCCAGCCTCGAATCCGCCCGGGAGGCAGCCGGACAATTGCCCGCCGCGCTCGGGATATCTGAGCCTTGGGTGCGATCCTTCGAAAGTTACTAG